Within the Anas acuta chromosome 6, bAnaAcu1.1, whole genome shotgun sequence genome, the region AAAATAGTACTGAACACAGAAAGCACATCTGCTTCTTCAGGAATCAAGTCTACTCATGGACCTGAAAAAAGGATATGCACTATGCATACTTTTAGCCAAGATcatactgaaataatatttctagGCAAAACACCTTCTTGATCAGAGTAGAGATGCTTTTTCTACAAGGAACAGTTTACCAGTCTGCACAGCAGGGTTATTGTTTGGGATGCATATTGTTTCAAGACTTAAACAAATTTTCTGTCAAGATCAACATCTGGGACTCTCTCAGAAGATAAACAATTTACCAGAGCAACTGGCTTTTGACATCTCTGCTTAGTAATTCCACTCAAGCTGCTTGACTAAATCCTATGCCCTTAAATGACTTCAGCTCATTCCTTTCACATCAATAAAGCATGTTTTTCTGAGTGGGAAGTAAGAGCTTCAGAACTTGATCTATAACTGCTACTTTACACGCATACTCAGAACTTTATGACAGGAAAAACAAGGCTTGATCACAGTAGCTTTAGTAACTACAACGGGACTTAGTCCTGCCCTCAGAGGCTTTCTTGCTGTAGTTCAGGGAGGAAGAGTTACTCACTGTTGATAAAGATCAAAGATAAATAACAAATATGCACAATTGAGTagaaataatttacaaaacTCTCTACCTGTTTAGTCTGGAAATGGTCCAATCTGTGTGCAATGGCTCTCCACAAATGTGCCAGACTAATGTTAATAGCCAGCAAATTATGGGCTCTGCTGTTTCCCAGATGCTGCTTACGATATAGAAATAAGCTCTATCAGCCATACCATCTGTCTACTCCTGCTCTTGTCACATTATGTTTTGTAATATTATTTGGAGATGTAGTATAGCATGTCATACAATGTGAAAAATGAGTTTTTACTTCCATGCAGCATCAGTTCTCTTTCTTCAGTAACCTGATCCAAAGCTTTTTTGAAAGGAACAGACTGACTCCCACAGTTTTCCATAGGCTATGGATTAAGTCCCAAatgcttattttccttctctaagAAGGAATACAAATGTTAGAAATGTGCATATGATCCAACTTGAACATCTTCCATGTGCAAGATGACTTTCTAAATGGAGGGAGTCTGTTTTAATAGCCATCTGCTATTCTCTTGCTTTTACTACATCTGTGATTCAAGCTCATCCTTATAGATGATATGTGGCTTCAAAGTAAGGCATTTTGTGCCAGTCAAGCAATAGTTCCAGAATTACCTTGCAAGAGCACATAAGTAAACatcaggcaaagaaaaaaagctcaaatTAAATCAAAACGTTTTAGGATTATTATTTATGTGAGGCTTTTTGGCAGCTCAGAATGACtaaatgctttcatttctcaTAGGGATGGAACTTCCCCCTTGGACAGAAAACTAGCATGCAACTGGTTCTGCAGTGAGTCAAATTTTACCTCAAGACTCATAAATGCCCTTTGTTGAGAAGCTGACAAAAGAATTcctaaacaaacagaaaagagtgCACTGTTTCTTGGCATTTCCAGCTAGTTACCTGGTCTGCATTTTGCACTACCTGTTATATAGCAGATGAAGTATCACCCAAGATTTTACACTTAAAAAGGGAATGTATAGCTATCCTTCACACCTATTCTAgaacatgtgaaaaaaaaattatcataaaTTATAAATTTGGAAACATGACCCCTGTGTGCTTGACCATTCCATGAGTCAAGGTGATAATGGCAACGGAAGATGAAAGAACAGATCCAAAACCACAGGCACCACAGCAGTGTATGTCTTTTATATGTTATAGCACAGAGATTCCATAAGCGGTATGACTTCTTTACAATTCATTAGTTTCTGTCCAAACAGACACAGAAACATCTCTTGAgaaaagctggggggggggagaggagagaaaaatccTTACCCTGCAAGTCTGGATCCATTTGAAATGGACAGATGGCATTAGGCATTCTATAATGAAACAAATCAAAGTGTAAAACCACATTATCTAGACAGAGACATATCGAACCATTCACATCAAACCTTTTAATCTGAACAATTTACTGGATGAATTTCAGAGatgaaattaaacagaattaCATAAAACAACATAATAGCTTTGGTGCTAGGTGCAGAGAAACTCCAGAAAATTGCATGGTATCTGCTCAGGATAAAGCAGAGGTAATTCCAGTAGCTGCAAAATTGTACGAAAGGGAAAACCGTCCACAAAGTTTCAAGTTTCAAGTACAGCAGATGAGATCTTTCACTACCTAGGAATCCAGTATTTTCATATAGGATTACTACACAGTCCATAGTGTATAATTTCAGCATAGACAGAGCATACCTTTACACTAGACTATTCCCAAGATCCATTGATTACAATTGCTTACAAGtctattttctaaaattttcaAACTTGAAGGGTTAATCTAAAATTTTCAAACTTGAAGCGATAAAGAAATCATAACCATGAATCTACTTCTTTATGCacctctgaaaacaaaagtaattgtGTCACtgataataaaagaaacaaattcttcCCTCAGGCCTTAGGTCGTTAACGTTCCAGGctacattatatttttaaacataaaagtaTAAATATGAATTCAGTATAGTAACTCTCAGCTAATATTACAGTTGAAAAACACTAGCTGTAACAGATTTATGTTACATGAGACAAAAAAAGGCTTATAgtaaaaaaaagggaaatttgattaaataaataaaaattaaataattggAAACTATCTGAAACGTAAACAATGATTTTGGTATTAAAACTATACTTACCTGAGctttcacttcatttttccaGTGAGAGTCATTGATCATTTGTCATAAACATTACAGAATACTAGACAATTATCAAGGATAAATATTCAGTCATCTATAATTCTTGGACCATAAAGGTGTTGCTCACCATCTTAATTGGTGAAAGCTGCAACTTTGTCTTTCAGTCTCTAAATAACCTATAAAAAAAAGCACCTATAATGTAAGTGTTCAGTGAAAGCCAGGTGTAGCAATCTAAACTCTGCATATTTTCTAAAAGATAGACTTTCAAAGACACCACTtgcctctttcttcctccttttgtcTCTTTACCAAAGGcacataaaataaagcaagaatgtgaaagtaaaaatacagtCTAAACTTAAATAAGAATTCAATTTGCTCACTCTCATGAGAGTAGATCCACTGACTTCACTGAGTTATACAGCATGCATAATCTATTAATACTTGATGTTGTAAGATGACAAGCTATCTAGTACAAGGTAATGTTTGCCCTTTCAATTAGCCATAAACACATTGGTACTACAGTATTCAGGATCTCAGAGTTAAACTTCATATATTTTACTGAACTGGTCGTCATTGTGCAACATCACAACATTCGATGTTTTATACCCATGAACCCTGCCTGTAAAAAGTTATGAAAGGCATTCTTAACATATATACGATCTACATTTTTATATAGGAAACTCTAGGAAGAGTCCAGATCTTGACTGCAATAGGAATGTTTGGATGAAATCAGCTGAATCTACTCCACCATTAGCATATCTACTTTATAATGAAAGCAATATGAACATAAAAGAACATCTATCTACCAAAATACCACATCTGAACTAACAATACTCACTGATACACTATTTCAGCCAGGGTGCTGTATTTTGTCTACTTTTGCCCTTTATTAATACTTAATAGCacttccacaaaacaaaaaagaattataaaattaattcaaagtGTACAGGAAATACATTATACAATTATAAACTCTGATCCCATTAACACAACTATTGTTAAGAGCAGAACAAGAACAGTCTTACTCTTAAAATCCTCTTGGAATGTGCAACAAAAGTAACATGCTTTGATTACTTAGACATATTTTGTTTGTCTATACAGGTCCTCAGAATATGTACcttaggaaataaaatgcatttttaaacatactACGTAATTAAGTtacaaaacagatgaagaaagacagaaaactcaACAGACCAATTGACTTATCAAAGAAGCCTTCTTTCGAAATCAGAAAACATACCATCAACATTGGaaatatgcataaaataaaCTACAATTACATTTGTTTCCTGAGGAGAATGAAACATCCTATATTGTGTTCAAAGGCTGAAATTGCCATGTCTCCTCTTAAACACAGTAATGGTGCTTACCTTTATCTCAGCTACTTACTAAGGGCCCAGAAGTCAGAGAACACCATCAGAAAAGTCCAGTAGTTTTATAGCACTTAAAAGTTGACTTCAAGACACAGTTCtaaaggttttgcttttaaataaatgttgttcACAACAAATGCCTGGCAACAGCCCAGATCAAAGTATCAGGTAATTGTCTAAGCAGTCAAAACAGAGAATGCTAATTAATTAGTAATAAATATCTTGAATTATTAAAGATAAAACTTCTTTGATCTTTGTTTCAAAGCCAATATTTCTTATCATTAAAGTGCAGTATTTCTAAATTGGGGGGTCTTTACTAAGCGTCTCCCAGTTGCTGAGGAACAATGTTGCTATAGAGACTGAAAAGGAGGTGGAAGCTGGCACACTAATGCAGAGAGCATTGTGCTATAGCAGTTGGTGCAAcaacacagagaagaaatagTAAGCTCTAGCAATAATGTCCTAGAATAAAGATTGTTCTGACCAACCAAAAAGCTTACATACTCTTCGGTAGGCTAAAATatgaagaatatatatataactttttaaAGATATATCCATTTATCTTAAGGccttttttcattcatttctcaaTGTAGAATTAGTCAACGCTAACTGTATCCTGCATATGTATCATTACTCGGtaacttcaaagaaaacatgTACCAGAAATTACTTACTCATGTATTGACAATTGTAGGTTTTCTATAAGTCTATCACTATGTAACCTACATTGAATATATTACCATATTTTAGATTTCccattattttcattcattctttctctcttagGCAAAAGCCAAGGAACTTCAATTCCCATTCTGTTATGTTTCCCTGATGAAAGATCccactttaatttctttccaggCCACTATGCACACCTCATTAGAATAATTTAGGATATAAGAGACATCCAAGAcaatttgttttgtctttctccttcaGATCTCTGAGATGAAATTTGTGTGGTCTCAAGTAGTGACTCAGAAGTCCAGTAAGCCTGTTTAGATATGAACTGTTTCTGCAATGTATTTCTCATTAACAGCTGTGCAGTGTTGGTACTTGAAATGCCCAGTCAGTTGAACTAGTATTTCCACAGgtagaataaaagaaataaaaggacaaaTCATACTccacacagcaaaaaataaattcaaatatgTTTTAGAGAAGttaatttttcctctcttgtctTGGAGAACAGTAAGccatgaaacaaaacagatatgGTTTATAAAAATTACTGATAGCATCCTTCCTCGTTCTGTCCATACTAACTAGTAAAGAACAAATAAACTCCTCTTGCTTTCCAcaactgaaatgaaatctaTCCCTAAGAGTTTGAACCTGCACatgaacagaaataatgaatttatttcaattgCATATATCAGATTCAAAGAACatgaaactttttattttactttaaacatTCAGatctgataaaaaaaattagcagATACAATGATATTTCacttaacagtctccatctTTTAAGACACTGAAGACATGCAAATGAAAGTAGTTCCTCAACAACCATGTTTAGCCAAGGACTAATTAATTGTATATCTGACTTGAAACATATGAGCAGTCCCtacaaaactaacaaaatagAATCATGTAGACAAAAATGATCTTGTCAGTAAGATGCATGCAGTTAAATCATTGTGTTAAAAATCAATCTTGCCTGAGAATATACGTTCTCacacaaaaactgtttttcattacatttgCAACTACCAAAAGAGGTATAAATTTGTTGAATTTATGAAACTACTACTGTGTGTGACAACTTTGATCAAAATTGTCCTAGTATGCACTTTTCAGAcgttaaaagatatttttgaaagactGTATTTTTTGAAGTAAGTTATTTGTTGGTCATGAATGAGATTCTAGACTGGTTAATAAGTCAGAAGTCTTGCTTTAGTCACCAGATTAAAACTGTTATATTTACACcatttttgagatattttttctgCCTACAGACTCCCAGGGTTTTGGATGAAGAAGGCAATATAAAAGCAATTACAATGTTTAGCATTTCTTTGTAGTTTGTTTTAGAATGTGAATTTTCACCATTTTCTCCTGAAGACATCTCTGGCTAAACCAAGCCAGCAGGAAAGGTTTCCATccctgtaaaaaacaaaacaaaacaaacaaacaaaaaaaaacagtacagaTTTTTGCTAACCTCCCAAAATAGTTACACCCGCAAGGAGATAAGCCAGGCACTTAGGTAATACTTGAATAGTATGGTATTTGATACCAATGTCACAAGAGTAGGTCACAACTAAGCAATTAGCTGCTAGCAGAGGAATGGCTCTCTGCTTAGCATTTAAAGCAGCCACAGGAAGAATGGGGCAGCTCTAGAAAAAGAGTGCCAAACAAGTAGAGAGCAGAGACAAGGACACTCCTATCTAAGTGAGAATCTACTGTCTGAGTTAATCAAGATCATAACTACTGGAATAATTAAGTTATGCATTTATCAGGAAAAATCTTACTGCGTCAGTGGTCTTTTcctatttacagtattttttccaatttacaatattttttcctctgttagaAATTCAATTCTATTTCCAGAGAGTAAAAAAGAGTAAAGAATAGTTTCAAAAACTTAGGGTATCTGGTGAAAGTTCTTTTCTAATAATagttacttgttttaaaaagattttctatttaattatcATCTAAGATAAAGCATGTCGTGTACTTTACGTTGgcaaaatcttttatttttatgctaaatgtattatttatgcttattttttatattcataACCTGTGAATGACACAAAAGAAACTTATCAAAATAAGGCTTCTATCATGCAGATTTCCCCTTCCTATGGCATGGGTCAGGATATATCTGACAAGCACTTGCTACTTACGTTCCTCCCTGAAGGgttttatattcatttaaatggAAAGGGACATCAAATTAGACTTCATTACTTAAATTCTCACTTAAAACTTGGTGTTATcttttatggggaaaaaaccTACcttaatgcaatttttttttagaagtgatTTTATCACGTCCATATGgatgcatttcttttattttctttagtgcAATGAGCTTTtcctgaataataataaaaaataataataattttaaagccACCCATTCTTGTTAGCCATTGAAATTTCTCACATAATCTTAAAATATggtcaaatgaaaataatcctTATATGTTACTACCATGACTGAAgatcacaaatattttaagtatgcCAGGATGTGGAATTTGGAACTAGTCCACCTAGTTTTATAATATTTAGACAAATtaaattctttctgtttcactaAGGGACAAGAAGCTCTTAATGCAATTATTCCTTgctgattttgcattttctgaaaaatcccTTATTATAATAAAATCTGGCCTTCATTCTTGCAGAGTCACAGCCATAAGGATCCCAAAAGATACATTTCCTGGCATAGAACTACTCTGAATACAGTATATGCAAAATCAAGATCAGCAGGACAGAATGGAGAAACATTAACTTAAAGttaatatttcagtttgcaCAAAGCCTGTAGAACTTGAGAGTGCAAATTCTATATCTCcatatgtaaacattttttatcaTCTCCTTTTTGGGGAACACAACAATAGTCTGTTCATTTCCATATATAAATACTACATTATTTCACAATACCCACCCAGTTTTACACATGTAAAAACACATGTACAGCTTGAACAGCTTGAACATGCCTAACATTTCTAGTAAGGTGCTCAGTATTCAAAGTTACATTGCAATGTACCCATAGGTGGCAGAATGGGCATACTATCAGGTGTAAGAAATCATCACCTGTATCAGATCATGGGATAAGCGTTCCAGAGCTTCCTGTGTAGTTTCATTAATTTCTAATTCTGTCATGACTTCCCAGCTACCGTTCTGGAACCTCACTGGCATAGAAAAGACAATCCCTTCAGGAATGCAAAACTGACctgcagaagaaggaaaaattactCAAACATActatttctgattaaaaacacattttcacaaGTGTTGAGATTAAGCCCTACAAATATGCAGAACTCTGCAGCTGTGCAAGAACTTAATataaagactgattttttttcagagcacaaTTCAAGGACCAACAGGCTCCCCTTTTACTGTAACTTTGAATTTTAGTTTCATCTACTCATAACAGTTTTATGTcttaaaaagtggaaaattacatcttttatttcatttaacatttaaatgacTGCTGtgaaaatttacatttattgGTCCACCCATCTACATAAGAACCTGCTTGTATAGGTTAGGCTCTAAGAACTATAAAGATTCCATGTGCAAAACATACATataagaaaatcatttaaattaagTCTAAAAGACAAACTGTAACAAGACAGTATTAACATAAGAGATGCTTTTAAGCAGTAAATATCAAATCACAAGCTTGGTATAGGATAACTGCTTAGATATGGAGGCTCTTGTGCTGAAACAAACTCCCAGCCTATTATTATATGATCTGATTTACAATTGTTTACTAATTTGAaattttgacttaaaaaaatcccattatACCTATTGGGGAAAGCTCTAAGGAAGCTATTAGAAAATACATGAAGCAAAAATAGGTTTACCTTCACTAAGTATTCCCACAGAAACAATCTCCCCGGAAGGAGAACCATGAAACCAGTATCTTAGTACTGTAGCTACTGCATGAGCGGGTAACATTGCTGCACAATGATAGACACGGGATCTCAATGAACTCCGTGCAGACAGAAATTCTGAATGGATCCATTCGCTgccaacaaaaaaaggaaaaaaaaataagaaggaaaaacaacaaactactAAGATGACTGTAAGAAGAGTAGTTTCCTAGAGGATAAAAGAACTAAAACCAAGAGAAGATAATAGTTAAAACTTATTCAAACTTTGCTGGAGGCAAGGCacttaaagacagaaaatacagtCAAAAAGTGGCTCAAGAAATGACAGCAGGCATTACTTGTCTATGAAATATCATTTAGTCAAGTCAAAACTGTTACTATTACTGTTTACATTTGTTACCTCTTAGGTTAGGACCCAGCTGTGAACTGTAATTCCCCTTTGCTAGGCACTGTGCAAGTATGGAATAGAAATGTCAGCTACCCAGTAGACGCTGGAAGGTTTATACCAGAGTGGGAGCTCCACGCAGCCAGGCCTGAGCATGTCACCTCTGCTGCTCACTCACTCCAAACATCTTTTCTCTGCTAATTCTCTTTCCACTAGAACCTATCTAGATGCCATGTATCCTTCTCATACCTGTAAACAAATCCTGTTTTGGGAAATTGTCAATATTAGTTCCCTCAGGTCGTAAGTTCTATGTAATTCAGGTACTTCAAGAGGCAGATACGTGTTTAGTATCATTTCAAAGTTTTGTCATGCACTTTAGATACCTAAGTCACTATCTGGCTTTTCTTTACTTCTTAAAGCCTCCTCATATGATACACATGCAATATGTAGGAAAATATAGTTATAAACAAAGTTGGCAGGGGAGTCAAGACTACACAGCACTATGAACTACTCAATTTATTTTGCAGACTCAGCACTTCAGCTTGGGTTCTTCTTTATGTACAGTGCTAATcaataaacaaaaatctttcttgATGTTCATTAAACAGTTCagataaacagaaatgtttaaaaaggtatttaattttactttaaaaaacaaatttgtaCATTACCTATCATAAATCAAATTCATCAAAGGACGTGAAAAATTAGCTGGGCCCCAAACAGCACTGTCACATCCGTAAATTTTTGTATGTGACAAATCAATGTAGTGACAGCCAGTAATATTGCCCCAGACAATCACATCTTTAACTCctgcaacagagaaaaatacataaattaattaaaagaaagacaaacactTTCACAATataggttggactagatgacctctgGAAGTCCCTTTGAAgatgaattattctttaatTCAGTGTCCTGCCTTAATAGCAGATatgttttcatctgaaaaatgcaTCAGTATTCTCCATAACATTTCATGAAACCTCACCAAAAGCTATAAAAGGAACTTTAATTAGTATAATGCTATTATATGTATTAGACAAAAACCTAATATTTAGCTGttagaaaacaaatcatttcaCAAACATATAGCAATGTTTCATTTAAAGTCCTGTACATGGAAATATTGACTGCTGAAAGGcaatctgaaaaggaaaaaaaaaacaacacattggTGCAAAAAGAATTTCTCAAATAATCTGCTGACAGGCAAATCAGCCTACCAGTTGTTCTACGAAATACGTGCTCTCAGAGAAGTTCATCCACTGAAATCCCCAAATGCTACCAGAACACAAAAACATTCACCTGCTGCATTCATATTCAGCTTCCTGGCCAGCATGGCTTTAGTTGCGGTTTCCCAGGATGTTGCAACAGCAATGACATTTTCAGGATTAATGGATGGGCCGTATGTGATAATCATCATCGCCTTAAGGTTTACAAAggtttttcctgctgaaattaCTCTGACCTCTTTCTTTGCATTCTTTTCAATCAGGGGAGCATACACATAGCAGATCTCACTCACTTTTCTGATGTAGTTCTCAAGGGACTGGACGTCACGTTTTAAGAGGATATCATCAAGAACAATGATAATGTCAGCTTGAAGAAAAgccttatttatttcagtgtgctCTGAAATACTACGGAGGAGTGGGAATGCCATGTCTTCCACTTCCATTACAATACCGCAAAGATCGTTCTTAAACTCGTCAGTGTCTAGCAAATGGATACTGATTTCAGTGGTCATCCCAAACACTTCTCCATTCGCCAGCAGAGGTATCAGCTGATAGCATATAGGAGCTGATGCACTAATAAAAGAAGGGTACCGAAAAATCATAGTTAAGCACTGTACACTGC harbors:
- the MDH1B gene encoding putative malate dehydrogenase 1B isoform X2; translated protein: MNGWQHRQSPIIWRELLDRGGKGLLLGGVNDFLEYAQHYYGITSMMLSEEMLDIAEENLQALVETEKEEEEIRNLTNPLQIWITSASAPICYQLIPLLANGEVFGMTTEISIHLLDTDEFKNDLCGIVMEVEDMAFPLLRSISEHTEINKAFLQADIIIVLDDILLKRDVQSLENYIRKVSEICYVYAPLIEKNAKKEVRVISAGKTFVNLKAMMIITYGPSINPENVIAVATSWETATKAMLARKLNMNAAGVKDVIVWGNITGCHYIDLSHTKIYGCDSAVWGPANFSRPLMNLIYDSEWIHSEFLSARSSLRSRVYHCAAMLPAHAVATVLRYWFHGSPSGEIVSVGILSEGQFCIPEGIVFSMPVRFQNGSWEVMTELEINETTQEALERLSHDLIQEKLIALKKIKEMHPYGRDKITSKKKLH
- the MDH1B gene encoding putative malate dehydrogenase 1B isoform X1; the encoded protein is MAKLVLAGRANCPYYAKAELLADYLQANLPDFRVHKITQHPDRWEQWLRDLCEMNGWQHRQSPIIWRELLDRGGKGLLLGGVNDFLEYAQHYYGITSMMLSEEMLDIAEENLQALVETEKEEEEIRNLTNPLQIWITSASAPICYQLIPLLANGEVFGMTTEISIHLLDTDEFKNDLCGIVMEVEDMAFPLLRSISEHTEINKAFLQADIIIVLDDILLKRDVQSLENYIRKVSEICYVYAPLIEKNAKKEVRVISAGKTFVNLKAMMIITYGPSINPENVIAVATSWETATKAMLARKLNMNAAGVKDVIVWGNITGCHYIDLSHTKIYGCDSAVWGPANFSRPLMNLIYDSEWIHSEFLSARSSLRSRVYHCAAMLPAHAVATVLRYWFHGSPSGEIVSVGILSEGQFCIPEGIVFSMPVRFQNGSWEVMTELEINETTQEALERLSHDLIQEKLIALKKIKEMHPYGRDKITSKKKLH